The Triticum aestivum cultivar Chinese Spring chromosome 5A, IWGSC CS RefSeq v2.1, whole genome shotgun sequence genomic sequence AGTTGTTTGGCGTCAAGGTGGCGTCGATGACggagtggcctgacaaggtagaagcctcaatatctgctctgaagacggacctgtgaaagatggcggcgacgacacatgtgagtgcgtcagaccagtttatgccccagacccggtatgtggctaggctggagcttctggcttttgatgataggTTTAGGTGAGTAGACCGGGTATGTGGCCCaggtagcaccccttcatcatatgaataggagtagtggcatatgttgccaagatggcggattcaggcatattgttgtaatactttgtaatgtcctcgagaataatcaataaagtggccgtatgcatctcccagatgcagaggccgggggtcatcctccttttctaaaaaaaaaaagtAAACCTAGATACCGGGTGATGTTATATCACCAAACTCATGACACATAGTCCCATAAACTTTGAGCATTCATTCGGTTTAACAGAAACTGAAATTGTCAAACAAATGAGGCACCACTAAAGCATCAGGAAACAGCAAAATATTACCGCACTTCGTACTAACGAATCAACCTATTCTCTGCCCAAATGATCATTTACAGACGACAAAGGACAGAAAGATATAAAGGAAAATAATCACCGAATGACCTATTATATGTATTGACCATCACGTACTGTTAGGATTTGAACCGATCgtcaatttcagcacttgcataaTACCAGTACCAAGGACAGAAAGATATATTATAGAGGAAAACGGGATCCAGCCAGACAATTGAGGCAAAATCAAAGCGTAGGAATGGAGCCAAAGATTAGGACAGGAACCAAAGATTAACGAATGAGATTGCACACTGACATCCACAGCAAGTATGAAGAGTATCATTCTAGAATGTGACTGACAAAGGAAACAATCAAGTATGTAGTGTCCACATTTGGCTACATCTTTGTCGAAACAGAGCAAGCATCTTTGTCAAAACAGAGCAAGCAGAGAAGGCTCCCAGAGTTCAGAAGACTTCACTCACACTGATTGGAGCGACGAAATTTGAGCTAGCCGAGCCCTGGCGATGGCGGGCCGTTGCTGTGGCAAAACCTGCACGCCCTGTTGCCGGTGCCCAaggggtggccacaagcctggcaGATCGGGCCCGAAGCGACGGCCGAGCTTGAGCTGGAACTGGAAGAAGGCCTAATGGCCGCAGCCCCTCGAGGCGGATGCACGTAGCGGATCTCCGGGTGCTTCTCAAACACGTTTCTGAGGACGATCTTGGTGTAGCAATCCACGCACAATGGCGTCGATCCGCCAAAAACGATCGCGGGCTTGTTGCAACGAGGGCACACTCGATCGAGGGAACTGACTGGCGCACCTGGCGCGCTTGTGCAAGAGATCGCCGAAGAAGGCTGCTCACCAATGCAATGATCCACGAAGAAATCAATGAGTTCATGGCGGCAGGACAAGCCCAAATAACGATTGAATGGAAGATACTGCATCGCAAATTACCCCGCCGGAGCCGGAGTGGCCGCGCGGCTGGCCTGTTCCTGTCTTCCTGGGGCCGGCGACGTGGTTCTGGGTCTGGCCGGGGAGCGAACCATGGCTGGTCGGAGCGTGGTACTGGTACGGGAAGGGCGCACTCACAACGGCTGCGACAGAAACCAAGAAATCGAACTCCGACGTCAATGAAGAACCAAGAAACCGCACGGACCAATGAATGGCGCCTTTCTTGGGAGGGAACTCACCTGGATTGCCCAGTGGCGGCCGGAGCATCTCCTGAGAGGGCATCTGCGGCGCCCTCCCATGCGACTGGGAGAATCCCCTGTACCCCGACCCGGCCCCGGCCCCGCGAGCAGCTGCAAGAAACGATCCAAGAGCCGGCATCAACGCAAGAACGAAGGACGCGCTCGCTCGTATGATTTGATTTCTTGAGCACCCACCTCCACCTACAGCGAAGGCTGGTGTAGTCGCCGTCTGCCCTGGAAAAGCCTGCCGGTGCGGCGGAGCAAATCCCCTTCCCCTCTGCCCCGACAAGGCCCTGCCCCCGAGAGCTGCAAGAAACGAAGTTACCGGAGGTTACAACCCCGCGCTCGTCGTATGCTTTGATTTCTTGGGCACCCACCTCCACCGAACTGGGAAGAGCCGCCGGCGGAGCCTGTATTCGCCGCCGTCAGCCCCGCAGGCGCCTGCAAATTCTGGGCAATGCCGCCGCCGGCTGGATTCGCCGTCCGCACTGCTGTCCGCGCCGATGCACCGGCGAGGTCGTAGCCGGCTGCAGGCTCCGTCCGCGCAGCCGGATGCCTTGTCCCGGTCAGGTTGTCGTCGGCCTTCCGCTTGCCCGCCATCTCGCCTCGATCGAACAGCTTCGCAAGAACGCCCAgatgaataggaggagaaggagggcGCGGAGGGGAGGACGGAAGGCGAGGGAGGGAGGGTATATAGACGACGGACAGAGCGTCTCTCCCGGTGTAACCGATTTCAAGAAGCAGAGAGATTCAGGTCGGTTGATTTGGGGGGAAAGAAGACAGGAACAGATTCAGAAATGGTCCTAATGCATTTCCAATAGCCCAGCAAATGGCCCAAATAAGTTGGTTAGTTTTCCAAAGTTTCTGCAAGCCTTGAAAGAGGGCAAATCCTAAAGGGCGCCCTCTGCGGAGAAGTGCATGGATGAACCCGGGTACATATGAACCcactttgaaaaacacattttgCAATGTCAAAAAATTCCGAAAAAAGGTGCGCGCAGACATCTCCATATTCTTTGTGTGTGCAGAAAGTTTCAACGAAAAACAACTTTTTTTGTagcctgtgcaaaaaagacaaaattttgtGCCGTGAAACGCTATTTAGAAGCAGTAGAATTTGTCTTTTTTACTGAGACAAAACAAAAATACTTTTTTACACAAAACTTTGTGCCATGGACATACCTTTGCCAACATGTATGCAtaatttttttttagaatttttgaacaTTACAAAACGCGTAAAAAGTAATTTTTTGAAAAGCGGGTGCAGATGCCCCCGTGTGCAGATCGTCCACTCTCGCCCTCTGCGCCCCTTCCTTGACCGACAAGTTTCGAACCCACCACCTCCTCGTTGAGATTATGTACAACCTTTTTATTCCtttgttcttctttcttctttctttttctttttcatttttcattttgttttgtttttcctttttcctttctttgcTTCGATGGAAAAAGTGCTGAATTTTATGAATGGTTTTtcgaattcggtgaactttttctcaaaatcgatgaaTATTTTCTAATTCgttgaacaatttttcaaatccgatgaacttttctaAAATCTGGGGGAGAAATTCGAATTAATTAACTTTTTTAAAATTTAATGCTTTTTTgcaaattcgatgaacattttaataaaaaatctatgatttttttaaaatcGCAAACTTTTTTCTAAAATGGTGAGGTTTTTTTCAAATTCgacaaactttttttcaaaattgatgatcttttttcaaattgatgaactttttttaaaattcgtTAACTATTTTTTATGTTTGCTAACTTTCTTACgaaacatttttgaattcatgatattttttgaattttatttgttTTCACTTTTTTCAAAATTCAATGGTCGACCGGTCAACCGCGAACGAGGTAACCTGGGCCGGCCTAGTTCATGGGCGCGTAAGCGTCAGACCCTCAAGCCGGCGCTGAAGGCGCCCTCCTTAGAAAGAGCTCCTCCTCAGCTCACGCCCATGTAccgctcaaaacaaaacaaaaactcaCATGCCGATCAAACGGGCGACATATTTGCTCACCAGGGTGCACCCACCGCACCTCCATTGTTTGCCTAAAAAACCACACCTCCATGGTTTCCTAGGTTAACGGTTGACCAAGATTTTcggaagaaatgaaaaaaaaagtttgaaaaaaaaagGTCATGAATATGAAAAAGTTCATGAGTTAAAAAAAGATAGTGGATTTGGAAAAATGTCCACAAatccaaaaaatagaaaaatgttgTCAATTTTTTAGAAACAgtttgcaaatttgaaaaaaaaatcatcgattttgcAAAACAAAATCCACTCCATAAGTGGGGAGGATATGAGGTTGTTCGGGCATGTTGGATGTGGCCCACCCGGACCATCTTTTCTTTGTCTTTCTCCATCTCCACCAATCATATGCACATAATCGGACAATTTAGTGGCACGGCTATACGGACGAACGAACGAGTGTTGAAAGTGGATGTGTCTAAACACTGTCCAGGCGCGTCCATGGACTTATGAGTAAAATTAGCCCAGTGCAATTATAGATGCTCTATGAGCACAGGCAGGCCGGGTAGCCACCTAGGGCATGGACGAAAAATGTTTAGTTGAATGTAGCTACTTTACGCTGCCAACTTGTTTGGTTCGGGGGAATTAGAAATGGAGAATGAGAGTTGAGGGGTGAGGAAATTAAAAGTCCACTGTTTAATTAGAGTGACGAAAGTTTAGGTGAGAAGGGGAATGAGGGTTGAGGAAGCCAATTCCCACCCATTTCTTCCCAGGGGATACCCTGTTAATTCGTGAGCAGAGTTTTATCCTACGCTAATTCTCATCATATACCAAACAAGAGAATGGGGGTAAAACTCTACTTCCCTGCCTAATCCCACCACAAACACCCTTGTGAAAACACCCATTCCTCTGTCCCGAGTGGTTACCAAACATGCTGTGTGGGTCTAGCCTGGGGCATCTCTTCGTCATGGCTCCGCTACTATCTATAACCACACATAGCTAATTTGAGTTGCCAAATGTCTGCGGACGCGGCCAGGTGCGTCCGCGGACGGTGACCTGTCATACCCCATATTTCACCTTCCATGATCATAGTACCCGTTTCACGATTTGCATTTCCAAATAAAAGCATGCAATGACATGATCTACGTACTAAACTACTAGTCCCTCAGTTcctaagtataagtcattttaaagatttcaatatggactaataaggagcaaaatggatgaatctacatcgaaaatacgtctatatacatctgttTGTAGTCCATATAGAAATCTCTAAgatgacttatatttaggaacgggcgGAGTACAAACTACACTACTCGTCCTCCTCGTCTGAGATGTTGATGAAGTTTGTGCTGGAACCGCCAGTCTCGCGGTCATTGGCGCTACGCGCAAAgcggctcctcctcctcatcctcctcttcgtGGAAGATGTCCTCCAGCACCATGTTTGCCTCCTATAGTACACGACGGtttgcctccacctccgcctccgatGCAATAGAGTCAACGATGGCATGCGGCTCTGCCGCCTGCTCGACATGGCCGAGCTCGAACTCCGCCAAGTCGTCTCCCATGGAAAAGCCCGCCTTCAGAGGCGCCCGTTCAGCCTCGccttcggcctcctcctcctccgactccacatccttcgtggccgcctcctcctcctactgctcctcctcctcctcctccaagttcggCGAGTCCGGAGGTAGGCCGACTGTGATCTGAACTTCACACCTGCCCCGGATCTCCTACAACAATTGCAACCGCCCCTCCAGAGTGAGCATGACGTAGGTGGTGACACTCTAATGGGCCATGACTAGCGGCTGATGACGAGC encodes the following:
- the LOC123108093 gene encoding uncharacterized protein, with amino-acid sequence MAGKRKADDNLTGTRHPAARTEPAAGYDLAGASARTAVRTANPAGGGIAQNLQAPAGLTAANTGSAGGSSQFGGALGGRALSGQRGRGFAPPHRQAFPGQTATTPAFAVGGAARGAGAGSGYRGFSQSHGRAPQMPSQEMLRPPLGNPAVVSAPFPYQYHAPTSHGSLPGQTQNHVAGPRKTGTGQPRGHSGSGGPSSAISCTSAPGAPVSSLDRVCPRCNKPAIVFGGSTPLCVDCYTKIVLRNVFEKHPEIRYVHPPRGAAAIRPSSSSSSSSAVASGPICQACGHPLGTGNRACRFCHSNGPPSPGLG